The following proteins come from a genomic window of Purpureocillium takamizusanense chromosome 13, complete sequence:
- a CDS encoding uncharacterized protein (COG:S~EggNog:ENOG503NYYE), whose amino-acid sequence MVGVPGRSKGCSTCRRRKKGCDRRLPSCSQCLRLGLPCGGYSRDLVWVTNVPERGVALGPESQHELRGQPAHEGSKDDEPWVVRYSRPNTQQVGAPGPLFLRRHRLPTEWGPSSCLNCRQRRLSCDESWPECLACSQSGLPCLQPSSASSASVTTPIRPALSAQSLEDRQFYYRFLTAAIPTLPLRSGHLWEQAATMSHSYECLEHAILALGASHLSHSGDANAGTRALHHRIAAIKLFNEQIGYAPTTTADADALFAAIGCLLSQTTLLPDGIVEYMTVTRVAGFVVNMVTPKFPTSIFHIFTPERHVDLLLGMVSERAKDLEIIDSFTASLVLVEEICHMETERRFLSQLRRSIDALPTSAWKACEAFIWALLTPTRFTNEEFTAFLRPGNHVGLILTIHMLLLEYILGQACMGPSEDPKAEFRKLTVMRWTTGLASSLPPRYHAYMRWPLHYCDIMARQDARSLLNP is encoded by the exons TGCGATCGCCGTCTTCCGAGTTGCTCCCAGTGTCTCAGGCTCGGGCTGCCCTGCGGAGGCTACTCGCGCGATTTGGTTTGGGTCACCAACGTGCCGGAGCGCGGCGTGGCCCTGGGCCCCGAATCCCAACATGAACTCAGGGGTCAACCCGCACACGAGGGGagcaaagacgacgagccaTGGGTCGTGAGGTATTCTCGGCCAAACACGCAGCAGGTCGGTGCCCCGGGGCCGTTGTTTCTAAGACGACATCGGCTGCCGACAGAATG GGGACCTTCGAGCTGCTTAAATTGCAGACAGAGGAGGCTGAGCTGCGATGAATCCTGGCCTGAGTGCTTGGCCTGCTCCCAGTCTGGACTGCCATGCCTACAGCCTTCGTCcgcttcgtcggcgtccgTGACGACTCCCATCAGGCCAGCGTTATCGGCTCAGAGCCTCGAGGACAGGCAGTTCTACTATCGCTTTCTCACTGCGGCCATTCCGACGCTGCCCCTTCGGAGCGGCCACCTGTGGGAGcaggccgccaccatgtCTCACAGC TACGAGTGTCTCGAGCACGCGATCTTAGCGTTGGGCGCCTCGCACCTCTCGCATAGCGGCGACGCGAACGCGGGCACACGAGCCCTACACCACCGTATCGCGGCCATAAAGTTGTTCAACGAGCAAATCGGGTATgcgccgaccacgacggcggaCGCAGACGCCCtgttcgccgccatcggctGCCTCCTCTCGCAGACTACGCTGTTGCCCGACGGAATCGTCGAGTACATGACCGTGACGAGGGTCGCCGGTTTCGTGGTAAACATGGTCACGCCCAAGTTCCCGACGTCCATCTTCCACATCTTCACGCCGGAGCGCCATGTCGACCTGTTACTCGGGATGGTGTCTGAGAGAGCCAAAGATCTGGAGATTATTGACTCTTTCACTGCCTCTCTTGTACTCGTAGAGGAAATTTGCCATATGGAAACAGAGCGTCGTTTCTTATCCCAACTGCGGCGTAGTATAGACGCCTTGCCCACCTCCGCTTGGAAAG CCTGCGAAGCTTTCATCTGGGCGCTTCTAACTCCAACAAGGTTTACCAACGAAGAATTCACAGCGTTCTTGAGACCCGGCAACCATGTCGGGCTGATCCTCACCATCCacatgctcctcctcgagtACATCCTGGGCCAAGCCTGCATGGGCCCCTCGGAAGACCCCAAAGCCGAGTTTCGAAAGCTTACAGTCATGAGATGGACAACGGGACTTGCTAGTTCTTTGCCACCGCGTTACCATGCGTACATGCGATGGCCGCTTCACTATTGCGACATCATGGCCCGCCAGGACGCGCGGTCCCTGCTCAACCCCTGA
- a CDS encoding uncharacterized protein (EggNog:ENOG503PW15~SECRETED:SignalP(1-16~SECRETED:cutsite=ASA-AR~SECRETED:prob=0.4778)): MAIRFLLLLLCCLASAARTIGRKAVLANKAEKIPEHLLETQKRIEEAYTVDFNHPPYYIGNTTTRESCGWDRIKCFYVYYGVRHTLYPMGDPMYKAWYTTNIEAVTTTGALDADLSVDEIHSHMQAVTDGWSASITANGQGFTPVGFFGGSIAYGEEHSNTKMRTVTLQQGKNHRCPKFHRCQIQTLTWHLTIEGMCTPYPTINCAGQIQVCDLWSYTCDAYEKFANEWCPRKDGVVRLAPCSLNMPVMLPDGKTPFSETRIVETPLRPRVVYWTPSCKVATLNNGFLWSPVDKLFIDPTDYKEFQYPPEMEPISKGECVPKIKTKTEHKTVEAEGPSEDPPAQDEDLPANDSA, translated from the coding sequence ATGGCCATCCGATTTCTCCTTCTGTTACTGTGTTGCTTAGCATCCGCCGCCCGTACCATCGGCCGCAAAGCAGTGTTGGCAAACAAAGCGGAAAAGATCCCTGAGCACTTGCTTGAGACCCAAAAGCGCATCGAAGAAGCCTACACGGTTGACTTCAACCATCCGCCATACTATATCGGCAACACGACCACTCGCGAGTCGTGCGGGTGGGACCGCATCAAATGCTTCTACGTATACTACGGCGTTCGACACACGTTATACCCCATGGGGGACCCCATGTACAAGGCCTGGTATACGACGAACATCGAGGCCGTAACCACGACGGGCGCACTCGACGCAGATTTAAGCGTGGATGAGATTCACTCCCACATGCAGGCAGTTACCGATGGCTGGAGCGCCTCTATAACAGCCAATGGACAAGGCTTCACCCCGGTAGGGTTCTTTGGCGGCTCCATTGCGTACGGCGAGGAGCATTCCAATACCAAAATGAGGACGGTCACACTCCAGCAGGGGAAAAATCACCGATGTCCCAAGTTCCACCGTTGCCAGATACAGACCCTGACGTGGCACCTGACCATCGAGGGCATGTGCACACCGTATCCAACCATCAACTGCGCCGGACAAATCCAGGTATGCGACCTGTGGTCCTATACTTGCGATGCCTATGAGAAGTTCGCGAACGAGTGGTGCCCCCGAAAAGATGGCGTCGTGAGGCTCGCGCCCTGCTCCCTCAACATGCCGGTAATGTTAcccgacggcaagacgcccTTCTCCGAGACTCGCATTGTGGAAACTCCGTTGCGACCCAGAGTCGTGTATTGGACGCCCAGCTGCAAAGTCGCTACTTTGAACAATGGTTTCCTGTGGAGCCCGGTTGACAAGCTTTTTATTGATCCCACCGACTACAAGGAGTTCCAATACCCTCCGGAGATGGAACCAATCTCCAAAGGCGAATGTGTTCCCAAGATAAAGACAAAGACAGAACACAAAACGGTGGAAGCTGAGGGTCCCTCGGAAGACCCACCGGCGCAAGACGAGGATCTTCCGGCGAACGATTCGGCATAG